DNA from Pirellulales bacterium:
GCCAGCGCCGCCGACGACTGGCTGGGCGAAACGGTGATCGTCAAGGAGACCGCCCGGCCGCAGGTCGGCAACAAGCGGTACGAATGGAATGAGGCTCCCATTCCGGCCATCGTGCAAAAGGTCAACGGAGATTGGCTTTGGGTAGGCACGGTGTGGGTCAAGCAAGACGAGGTGCTGCGGCTCGACGACGCACCGGCGTATTTCACCGGGTTGATCGACAAGGGCACGAACAACGTCGTCGGGTATGCGCTTCGTGGCGTGAGTTGGCTGGTCAAGCACGAGTTTGAGAACGCCATCAAAGATCTGACCGAGGCGATTCGTTTGGAACCTGCCAACACGTCGTTTTATACACTGCGCGGCAAGGCCTATTACGCCAAACGCAATTTCGACCAGGCACTGGCCGATTTCAACGAG
Protein-coding regions in this window:
- a CDS encoding tetratricopeptide repeat protein — encoded protein: MTRCLRLPLLLLFCCVRTASAADDWLGETVIVKETARPQVGNKRYEWNEAPIPAIVQKVNGDWLWVGTVWVKQDEVLRLDDAPAYFTGLIDKGTNNVVGYALRGVSWLVKHEFENAIKDLTEAIRLEPANTSFYTLRGKAYYAKRNFDQALADFNE